The nucleotide window GCCTTCTTGCTGGCAAGCCTGGCAAAGCGCTTCTGCTCAAAGCCATTGGATCTGTCCACTCCATCCCAGCGGTATCCAGGCCAGATGTCGAATCTGTTGGGAGGAGGTGCAGGACCACTGTAGCGAGGCCTCACCTTCTTATGCTTGTTCTCCTTGGCCTTATTCTTCTTAATGAAGTTGGCCATCGGTTCcctctctttcttgttctctcaGCATCCGATCCAGATCTTCATCGTCGATATAGCGGGTCAGAGCCTTCTGCATCTCCTTCATTGCATCCTCTACATTCTGCTGCTGTTGCCGGCTCTGGGCAAGCCCTTCCCCACACTGCGCATATATATAGCTCGTCTCGCGCAGagttcttctctgcttttctcctcCGTTCCAGGCGTTCCAGCTTCAGATTCCTCTTCCGACCAGACTTGTCTCGAAATACAGTTTCAGCGAATTCAAACTGCGCTCCAAGGGCTGTGGTGTCTTGGTCCTGTTTCCCGAGTTCCTGCTGCTCCCGCTGAACATCAGTCACCAACCCAGTTTTCGCGCCGGAATACATGTGTGCAGTCTTCTTCCCAGGACGGGGACTCCTTCGAGGAGGAGAGAGGTCAGAATCAGAAGACTTGGTCCTCTGTCTTCTCCGGGGTGGAGAGAGGTCGGAGTCAGAGCACTGGCGTCTCTGTCTATTCCATGGTGGTGACAGACCTGAGTCAGAATCCTGGtgtcttgaattttgtttttgccGTGGAGGAGACAGATCTGAGTCAGAGGCTTTGTGGCAGACACCTTTAGGATCAAGCTGCTTCTGAGCTCCCAAATGAGCTTTTGCTTGCGGCTTCCGTGGAGAAAGGTCAGAGTCACGCCCATACTTGCTGTCCTTGGAGAGTGGCGGGTGGGAGGGTCCCAGCTCCCTCTGGGATCTTTCTGCAGCTTTACTACTTTTGGTTCTGGGCAGTTCCAAATTAGGGGAGTCAGTCGTGACGGGTCTTCCTGAGATGCTGTGGGTCTGAAGAGTCGAAAGTCCTCCTGTGTTGGCCTGTGTCAGGGGAGTGGTTATGGGCCCTTCTGGGGGAAGAGATACCTGACGAACCATGATGACCTCTCTTAGGAGATACACCTGAGGAATTACAATGAGACTTCCTGTGGGGAGAAGCATCTGAATCATGACGGGCCCTCCTAGGAGGAGATGGATCCGGGATGTCATGATGGAAATGTCCATCTTCACTGTGGTCCCCCAGAAGCTTCCATTTGGCACTGGAGCAGAAGGCCTCCATCTGCTTCACCTCTTCTGGATGCTCATCCACCACAAACTCAGCCACCACAGGCAaatctccatcctcttcctcctccttttccggCTTCTCGGTAGAGATAGCTGCCCAGCCCACATCATCATCAACAATCTGCATTCCCTTGCCACTGGCGCCTCCAGGCTTCGGCCGTTTTTTTGCGCCGCTTCCGAACCAGCTCTGAGCCTCCCTCCAGGCCAGCATCTGCCCCAGACAAGTAACGCTTCAGATACTCAGCTTTAGACTGCGGCTTTAATAAATCAccacgccgggtggtggtgggtgcacgcctttaatcccagaactcaggaggcagaggcaggcggatctctgagttcaaggctagactggtctatagagtgagttccaggaaaggtgcaaagctacacagagaaatcctgtcttggaaaagaaaaaaaaaaatcaccacataaGCGAGTCACTGATGGATCAGGGCCACAGGGGAGCCTTGTTTCTCCTGAGGGCCCCAAGCAGGGACACAGGTGGGGTTTATAAGCACAAGaatcacaaacatttgttgccaagttacaATCTTCACCAATGAGGATTTAGAAATTAGGGGCTTCCTTGAATGTTCCATTATTGTCAGCTGATAAACAATGCTAGCttttcagtccaaccaatcaggttcatttgttttttctgttgttgggaGCAACCATaatgtttctagagaactaaaAATGTGTAACGACTATTCTATGGCTTAGGGAGGAGGCTGTTCAGCCAttggaaagttctcagctccCCTAAGGAGCTTGGGAACCTGAACCTTATTTTACCCTACAGGTAAAATGAAGCCTGAAGCCGAAATGGAAGTAGTCAGGCCAAGGTGCCTTTGCCTGCTCCCTTCACAACCCCTATagtctccaacaaagaaaagggatAATAACCATCatgctctttcctcctcctcctcctcctcctcctcctcctccttcttcctcttcttcttcttcttcttcttcttcttcttcttcttcttcttcttcttcttcttcttcctctttctcctcttcttcttcttcccctcctcctcctcctcctcctcctcctcctcctcctcctcctcctcctccttctttgtttgttttgccttttgagacagggtttctttaggTAACAGttccgactgtcctggaactcactttgtagaccaggctgacctcaaactcgtagagatctgcctgtctctgccctgtaCCACCACAATCAGCATTATCACTTCTAAAAACTTTTTGTCCTACAGGCATGTACCTGTCCCCATTCTGTCCCCACTGTCCCTGCCACCGGACTAAATACTACAGAGCTATCTCAGCTACTTCCCCATTGCTATGATCAAAAACCCtaacaaaatcaacttggggCAAATTTGTAGTGCAACAACTGGAAACATCTTTGCTTGTCTCCAGTAGAGGGGCAGAAGACACtgctgtcatctgtgttttaaGTCCAAGAAAGCTACTAACACCCTGTAGTACACAAGGTTCCCCTCTACAACCCAGACTTATTCAGCTGACATTGTGAGACAGCCAATTCTCTGAGTTACCTGGAAATATGTTACAAGATGACTGCTCTGGACAGTTCAACAGAAGCTCTCACACTTATGTTCGAAGTTATAACATACAAAAGTTCCCTGGATTTTTTTGGTCAGGGATTATTCATAGCCATATTGAACAAATGGTCACAACTCTTTGAAGCTTTTCCAGACACACTATGATACAGTCATGCTTTGGGCTGATGCTGTCACCACTGAGTTGGAGCTTGAATCTGGACACATCCACTACAAGGTAACATTCGGAATGAAATCTTGGCCTTTTATGTATTGCAAGTCATGTCTTTCCTCCATTAACTTTGGCTTGTAGACTCACTGTTAATTAGTAGCAGCATCTATACATCATCTTCTCCCTAAAGAAAAATTGTCACGGCAGCCCAACACAGGTCTCAGCTCCGTCCCACAAGAAGCTGAGCAGCCAGGTTACATCTTTCTCAGCGTGTTTCCCAGATGACCCCTTGCATCTAAATGTCTTGAAGCTGGAAGAGGTGATGGCCAATGTTCATCATCAACTTGGTGGGATATAAAACAGCAACAGCCGtggctggggctgaagagatggctcagtgggcaagagtGTTCTTGCagaaggttcagttcccagcacccacatggtagcttacagccatctatctgtctgtaaccccagttccaacgtgcctgataccctcttctggcctcctcaggctccAGACACTGGCATATATGTAGTATGGACAAAACACTTGTGCacataaaacaagataaatattttttaaaattttttaagtcaCGGTGATAGAAACACCTCTGGGGGTGTTAATTAACATTTTTCCAGAGAGATttaactgaggcagggggatgaataaaagagaaaagtggGCTGAGCGTTCATCTCTCTTTGTTTCCTGACTATAGATACACCATACAATATAAAGACATACCTCACTTCCCACCATGCCTTCGTGCCTTTCTACCACAAGAGACTgtacttttttcccttttgttttgttttgttttttgagacagggtttctttgtgtagcgctcactgttctggaactagctctctagagcaggatggcctcaaactcagagatccacttgcctctgcctccaaagtgctgggattaaaggcatgtcccaccactatagtgatatttaatttgtattgaaatgtgattttatttatatgttaataaagttgccttgaggtcagagcaagccagagcagaaactgggtggtagtggtgcacgcctttaatcccagcacttgagaggcagacctaggtagatctctgtgtgttcaaggacacagccagcatggcagacacacgcctttaatctcaatagcaaccatagaagacctggaggtctgtacaaacaggcaatgatgaggaggtcatgtggctgggtttacaaccactgagaaatcagaacagaaaatctataaaggtagctctcttgcagagaggaagaacagcagaagcagtgaagggtaaggttttccactcttgctctgacctcatggtttttaactctgcaatcggttctgtgtttcttatttaacaagccagttacatctacacaccaccgcccagctgagagtGT belongs to Onychomys torridus chromosome 3, mOncTor1.1, whole genome shotgun sequence and includes:
- the LOC118580116 gene encoding LOW QUALITY PROTEIN: BUD13 homolog (The sequence of the model RefSeq protein was modified relative to this genomic sequence to represent the inferred CDS: inserted 2 bases in 1 codon; deleted 3 bases in 3 codons); this encodes MSMWVVCTEAMLMPPQSKAEYLKRYLSGADAGLEGGSELVRKRRKKRPKPGGASGKGMQIVDDDVGWAAISTEKPEKEEEEDGDLPVVAEFVVDEHPEEVKQMEAFCSSAKWKLLGDHSEDGHFHHDIPDPSPPRRARHDSDASPHRKSHCNSSGVSPKRGHHGSSGISSPRRAHNHSPDTGQHRRTFDSSDPQHLRKTRHDDSPNLELPRTKSSKAAERSQRELGPSHPPLSKDSKYGRDSDLSPRKPQAKAHLGAQKQLDPKGVCHKASDSDLSPPRQKQNSRHQDSDSGLSPPWNRQRRQCSDSDLSPPRRRQRTKSSDSDLSPPRRSPRPGKKTAHMYSGAKTGLVTDVQREQQELGKQDQDTTALGAQFEFAETVFRDKSGRKRNLKLERLERRRKAEKNSARDELYYAQCGEGLAQSRQQQQNVEDAMKEMQKALTRYIDDEDLDRMLREQEREGXPMANFIKKNKAKENKHKKVRPRYSGPAPPPNRFDIWPGYRWDGVDRSNGFEQKRFARLASKKAVEELAYKWSVEDM